GCAGAGATTAAGTCTACTTATAAGTTACAGGAAGAATTTGATCCACTATGGTTAGATCTTAGAGCAACCATGGTAAATGATAAAGTGAGAAAAGAGTCAGAAATGCTGCTACTGATAATAATGATTATACAGTCAATTGCAAATATATGTTttgtggaaaatgaaaatataattttgaaaaaatcatAGTTTCCATAGCACATACAGAGGCAAAGTCTAAGTCTCCTGAGTTATTCATTAGATTTATTAAGCCTTTACAGCAAACTAAATGCCTGTGTGTTAGCAGTGCTATTTCCTATATccagttaaaacaaaacagattgaAGTAAATAAAGTATGGGATGAGCATTTTGAAATATGCTCAATCTTACTTTTGGAGATTGAAAAGgcacaaaaatattcaaaacaaaagaCCTACTCATAATAACCTAGCAACTGACTGTTCTCTCCACTCTAACACAGCAACCCACCTATTCACCCTTCATCTATGCTCCACTTTGGAAACATGAGTCCTGTGAAAGAAGCACTCTCTAAGATATTTTGGAGCCCACCATTTTCCAGAGAGCTGTTTTCAcatccttgttcctcaggctATAGATGAGGGGGTTCAGCATGGGAATCACAACAGTATAGAACACTGTGGCCACTTTATCCATTTCCAGACTGTAGTCAGAACTGGgcctgcaataaaggaaaaggattGTTCCATGGAAGACAATGATGTCTGTGAggtgggaggcacaggtggaAAAGGCTTTGTGTCTTCCCTCTGCAGAGCGCATCCTCAGGATGGTGatgagaataaataaataggaagtgAGGATGATCACGATGGTGATGATCTCATTGAAAGTGGCCACAATGTACACCAGCAGTTCATTCAAAGACACATCAGAACAGGCAAGAGATAAGAGAGGAGGTAaatcacagaagaagtggttAATCACATTTGATCTATAGGATGGTATCTCAAGAGCCAAACGTATGTGAATTAGAGAACATACTGTTCCACAGAGATAGCACACAGACACCAGTCCCAAACAGAGTTTCTGGGACATGATTACCATGTACAGCAGTGGGTAGCAGATGGCCACAAAGTGGTAATAGGCCATCACGGCCAGCAGGATGACCTCAGTGATCACACATGTGCTAAACAAGTATAATTGCACAGTGCATCCCAGGAAGGAAATGGCTTTTTCCTTGTCTAAGATATTGGCCAGTATCTTAGGCACAATGATGGTGGAGTAGCAGAAATCCACAAAGGACAGGTGGctaaggaaaaagtacatgggggtgtggagctGAGAGCTGACCTGGATCACTGTGATCATGCCCAGGTTGCCCATCACTGTGACTCCATAGATGagcaggaacaccagggagaggaAGATGCTCAGCTCAGGGAGGTCTGATAATCCCAGGAGGATGAACTCTGACACAGTGCTGCAGTTTCCCTCCTCCATGTCCCCACTTTATTTggggttaggaaaaaaaaacaaaaaaactaaactaaaagtcATTGTCCATTATAGGATCCAaaattcaatttttgctctctcctaAAAACAGACATGAGAAAAATTAGGAGAGTTGATTTTGACAACAAAGAAATAGGACATTGTTTTTGTGCAGTTTAGGAGGAATTCAGAAATAGCAAAATACAATGAACAAGGCTCATGGTTTAGTTCACAGATCacataaaatcattaaaaacattAACAACTACAGAAGCCTCTAAGGTTCTTTAAACTCATCTTCCACAGTTAGTGACTGGcatcaaataaatagaaagaagttaaagtattatttattttgctttattgatCCATGGTTTCAAATCCATTTTCCCCCAAAAGTCCTTCAATCAACTATCCAAACCTTGaatcctagaaaataatgtttaaaatatataataatcttCTCTGAGTTTTCTACTTAAGTGATAGGAAAAAAACACTTATTTAATAATACTAAATCACAATTTTTCACTTCCTATTGACATCTGTAGATGTAGAAAATAGTCTTCATATGCTATACTAGCATTTTTCTAATAAATGAGAAGAGTGATTTTATTAATTATGCTCTTCAGTTTTGGCCAGGGTTCAGGGAATTGGATACTCTAACACATCTTTCTGAAACTATGAACCTTCTTATAACTAAGACATATGCCTTAAAAAGAGATTTTTGACAAATTAACTTCAGTGCCTTCAATTTACTGCAAGAAATGATCAAAGAGGTGAACTAGAAATTGTTAACAAAAATGCCTACAGAtgcattgcagcattatttatgataTTTAAACTTAGGAGTATCCTAAATGTCAAAAAGAGGGAAATGGCCAAATCTACGGGACACATTTATGATGGAAAACAATTAAGCTATTAAGATaataattttgaagaatttttaatgaCCTGGAAAATGATTGTAATaacacttcattttaaaaaatagtaagcCAGTTTGCTTAGACAGAATATTATTCATGTGTACATAAATTTCATTGTATCTTTAACCATcaaaatgcaaacattttcttttaatgaggAATATATAATCTTACCTGAATTCTCACAAAACATAAGTATTCATTGGATGGAGGGGGAAAGAGAATAGGGTTTTTCTTTAATCAAAGGTAGATTCTTTCAAGTTCTAGAATACAGCAAATCCAAATAGAGAGTAAAGACCCTCTACTTCCTGACTCTTAGTTAGTATGTACATGACTGTAAAGGCATCAGTTGGATTATTAGAGGGGAAGAGAACCTGGACTAGAAACAAGCACAACTAAATATTCCCCCATTTTCAGCTGGTTTAGAAGAGGTCAAGGATATACACATAGAAATATCCCTGcctgaaaacaaaaatgattttgatGATACTCTTTTCTCCATTCCTTGACCAAGAAAACTGAGTTACTTAACTCTCCTTGAGTTCAACTTAGTACATAATATTGAAaatcttttcctgttttcaaaaCTAAAGGTTACGAATCAGCTTGTTTCCCACCCATGAAGTAGTGGTTCTCACTGAGTAGTGACTTTACTCCTCAAGTGCCATTGGCAatatctggaaacatttttgattaCGACAAAATCAACATCTGGTGATTTTGGCATCTGGTAGATAGAGGTCATGGATGGTGCTAAATATACTACAGTGTATATACAAGAGAGCCCCCCACAGCCAAGAACTTTCTGGACTGAAATGTCAATATACCAAGTGTGAAAGCCCTGCATTTCACAGTGTGTTACAAAGGCCAAAATGATTCCTCTCCTTTCTACTCCAAAGGTTGTTCATGTCTAGGTCTCTCCATGAACAGTCTTGAGGGTCTCTTACTGCCACCTTCACCATCAGGAGGTCTACTAGGAGAACCTCCTAGCTTTCTCTTCCTGGTCCCATGGATGGAGTTAGAGTAAGTATCAAAGGAAAAACAAGTGAATAATACaggctttccattttttttgtactGTTTTCTTTTCATACTAAGCTGTTACAGGATATTTCATCCTGCTACTAAATTTTTTCCATATCTGATCTAGACTATTTCATAATACTCTGAGAGAAAAATGATTCCATGAAAGTGACctcaaaaacatgttctttcttaaaatattatttaattaaaaagcaGATAAGATAGAGGTTGGTAAGAAAACCTCTGCCTAATCCACTCTTCCTTTACAATTCTCCCCTCTCACATATGGCTATACTTAATTAACcccatgaggaaaaaaaaatgaaaacaatcatCAAGCTCCCACAAATATCATTCATATCCTTTCTCAAATAACCAGTTTAGTCCAACCAACCTACTTCTGGGACTGACATTGCTTCCCATTTCTGAAGATGTTATAATGGAAAATGTTACAGgctttatgtatttttgtgtgtCCCTGGGGTCCATGTTCCTTAAGCTTTCTGAGACTATCATTCATCTCTGTGGAACAGAAACAAGTTTTCAAGGAAACTACCTTATCTTGTGACAGAAGCAATTATTGATGTCTATGCAAGATAAACAAGAGGCTAAAAGTCAATGAGATATAGTACTGTAACAATACAATTCCTTCCAGTGTTCATGATGAATTACACAACATTGTATGCTGTATCTGAAGATTGCCTCTGTAAGCCAGTATTCAAGTTGTCATCATGAAATGTATAAGCATGTTTTACCATGTTGACTGtctcatatttaaaatgaattactGAATGACATAGTGTCTGAAGTCACTACAGGGATCCACCAAATACCAGAAAGGTGTGGGAATAGTAAGCCTtcctttatttggaaaaaatataataacaataaccataacaataataattactcACATTACTGAGCACTTCCTATGTGTTAGGTTCTGTTCTAAAAACAAGAATTAACTCACTTCTTTATAACAGTATGTGAAAGAGGTAACTTTTTCATGTCCCCTTTATAACTGAGATGACAGAGGCACAGGCAGATGTGGCTTGCCCAGAATTATGCAAGAAATCACTGGTAGGAGGAGGACACATGTTGCTTTCTGATTTGCACCATCCATGTGGCTGCATGaagagcagagagacaaaagggTGCTGGGATGACATACTTCCTAGTGGAAATTTTCAATACCAGAGGCCATTAAATGGCAATGCTTCAAAGATCTCTCCCAGGTCTAGTGCTTTGCTGACTATATACTGTCTACCTAAACCAATAGGGTTCACACCACAGTTTGCGTGCCCTGGATAtatcaaacatttcaagaatttCATGGATATAATTAGGTGTAGGTGAATCTATGTTCAATTCTTAACAATGATGtatgtatttttctaaaattaattttagaatgaCTTTAAATTGGGGAGtgttttttgttctccttttctATCTAGCTTCTTTTATAATTCCTCTTCTCTCACTTTATGAAATAGAGATATTCTTCTTTTCCATTCACATACTGCCATGACAAATTGCCTCAtgagaaaaacatataaaaacaaaaataaatttctaacagTTAAACAGAAGGACAACTTGAAATGTTTTCATACTGAAGTTCCCTTTAATTATAGCACCTCAAATCATAGAATGACTTATTTCTTCCTaactcaaccccccccccccaaaaaaagggcATGTTCCAGTCCCAACGCAtggtcctgtgggtttgaacccatttgtaaacaggcactttgaagatgtcattagttaagccatggcccaactgaatgagtgtTGCCCTTATCCAAAATAAGTGGAGTCCTTATAAAAAAgtaaattggacacagaagagaaagccAACATGAAATTCAAGGATAAAGGATTGCTAGCAACCAGTCCCAGAATGCTGCAGTCTTTAGGAAAAGGTCATTACCTCACTGACATCATGATTTTTGACTTCACTTATCCTCAATGGCAAATTTTTGGGATGCATTATTGCACCTAACAATTTTAGTATTAGATATACAAGCTTTATGTCCTTGTTGGCTGCAGTTAACAGATCATGCTCTTTCCAAATTGTTCCATGAGCATGCCAAATGGCAAAAGTATTCCTTGAGTCTATGTGCATGGTGACGCTCTGTCCTGCACTCAGATATGGGGCTCTTAGGAGGAAAACTTGCTCCACCATTTGTGCTGAAGTTCCGTTGGGAAGAGGCTTTGCCTCCAGTATCTGTGTGATGGTAACTACTGAGTATCCTGTCCTCCATTTACCCTGGTCCATGTAACCACACTCCCTTCAGTGAGTATTTCTTGGTCTGGGTCTGAGTCTGCCACATCCTTTAGGCCTGTGTGAATAGACCTTATCCAGCAGCTAAAAACAATCATGTTTTGGGTAAGTCCATTCAGACTCTTCAGCTCTGGAAAATGGGTGGCAGGATTGAGCTTATCTATTGTCTTTAGGATGACATTCTGATTGTCCAGTAGCACTGTCTGAAAACTACTTAGTCTTCCCATCATGATCCATTGTCCCTCTTTTTGTTCTAACATGGTATGGAcataatggtgtgtgtgtgtgtgtgtgtgtgtgtgtgtgtgtgtgtgtaagaacaCAGGTTGGGGGTCCAAAAACTTTCCAGCTTCTTGAAAAAGGTCACAAGTGGCTGCTACTGCATGTAAACCTGCAGGCCATCCTTGGACCACTGTGTCAAACTGTTTTGATAAATAAGCCACTGGCTGTATCTTATTTCCAAAAGGCTGTGCTAGCCCTCCTAAGGCAATGACATGCCTCTCATTGATGAATAAGTCAAATTCTTTCATGGCATCTGGGAGCCCTGAGGCTGGAGTGATATCCATTTGTCCTTTAAACTTTGAAAGGCAATTGTGCATTCCAGTCCATTCTAAAGGATCTTTCTCATTTCCCTTCAGGGCCAGGTTTGGCTATTAATCCAACACTGAGTATTCACAGACAACAGTAGCCAGTCAAACCCAAGAACCCTCTGAGTTCCTTTTTGTTCTCTGGCATGGCTACTCACCATAGGGCCTCCTTTCTACTAGGCAACAAACCTCTTTGTCCTTTAAAGAGCATGAATCCTAGGTATTTAATATGGGTTTGTATAATCTGAGCCTTTTTCTCAGATATCTTGTATCCTTTCTTGACTAGCCTGTTCAGCATTGTTATAGTATTACAGTCTGAGCCTTCTTGAATTTTGCTTGCTGTAAGGTTATCATCTACATACTGGAGAAAAGCTCCCTCATGAGCTTTACTCCTTGAAGACGTTTGGAGAGGTGAACatacatgtccacacaaaaacatgtccacacaaaaacacGTCCACCCAAAACATGtcaaaaaatgttcatagcagcatgagTTATATagtcaaaaaatgaaaacaatgcaaatgtccatcaatggactagaggataaacataatgtgatatatctatacaatggattattatttggAAAAACAAAGGTGTTTGATACTTGCCACCAcatggttgaaacctaaaaataTCAGGCACAGTGAAGGAAATCAGTTAAAAAATGACCATATTTTACAATTCCGCTTATATTAAATGTCTGGAATtggtaaattcatagagaaaaaaaatagatcattgGTTGCCTAAGTCTGGTGGAGAAAGTTGAGGAGAAATGAGGAGAAACTGCTAATGTGGATGAGGTTTCTTTatgaggcaatgaaaatgtcctaaaattgattgtggtgatggttgtacaacccAGTGAATATAGTAGAAACCATCAAATTTCACTCTAGATGAATAATTTTATGGTCTTTGAATTATTCCTCAATAAATCTGTTATAGAAAATAGAGTAAAAACAGGACAAAATGTCAATTTATCTGACTATTTCTATACCTGATATCAGGAGATTAATCTTGCAAGAGGCAGGAAGCATGTTTATTCATGTGGGTATTATATTTCTGTATGGTtaggaaaaaacatgaaaatttaccaactttgcaaaaattaaaaacttgaaaaaaacctTGTATTGGTATAGTTAtaaatctattaaaaaataaacctataAGTTATATGGAATCCATGATGGATGTGATTGCCAAGGAATTCCATGaagaagtgaattttaaaaataccattattTTCTATGATAGAATAAacactaaatttttattttgcctaCTTTAGGGTTGACTGATTTTTATTGGTCTGAgtgataagaaaatattttgagttatgAATTGTATAAATAGATATATACACCTGTACTTACATTTTGCTATAATTACATGTATAATTTCACACATTTGGGGGTTTAGAGAATATatcacacaaaatattttaatcctaTTCATCAAATAAGACTGGCTGTAAATACCATGTAAACTTCTGCTCATATGTGACACACTGGCAATGAAACAAATACCACATGACATTGGGAAGGGCATGTCCCTCAGAGCTCCAAGGTATGCCAATCATATAcactggaaattaaaataaagtttctcctgttttacttttttattgtgcTGACACGTATGCAACATAAAATTCCTCCTTTTAACTACTTTAAATTATACAATTTAattgtgttaattacattcacaatatgtGCTACCTTCAACActatccattaacaaaacattttcctcacactAAGACCTCTTCTTCATAGTATTTCTGGTCAGCTTTCTACTTGTTTACTCTCTCTCCAGGTAATATAGAGATGTATGTAGAATCATTTTGCCATTTCTCCTATCTTCCTCTTCCCCAGTAGTTCCTTTCCCCAATTAAGAAATCATTTGCagataaatttgacaattggTATTATAAAGACTATTGTggatcattaaatattttcttgaatcaTAGATTACTTCTTATACATACTAAAGATAATAATTTTAAACTTGAATTCTCAACCCTCCCtgtattttccctctctttttcacCCCATTCTTGTTTTCAGGAGGCCTTTCAATGACAAATTATATAGACAGATtagagatatttattttcttgtagttttgGAGTCTCTGAGttgtatattttccatttttatctgtCTAAGCAGGTGGTGTTAGAGTTTGGATTTTGCATGAATCATGGCAATATACAATATATTTCATATCACTAGGGGTGTATTTCCAAATTATTCTTTACAAATGACACAACCTAGAATTTCATGTCTTCAGAACTGTATGTGGTGCTTCTGCTTTTCCCCATTAAATCATTTACAAATGTTTTGCCAAATGTATAATGAACCATCCAACAGATATTGGCTCAAGGaagaacatttcttttctttaaaaagaagtcTAAGAGTGGGGTTAGTAGGGCAGATGACTTTTGTTGTTTCAGGAGCTCAGACTCAGTATCCCATAAATTAATCCCTAAATGGTTGAAACTCACATAACATTCAAAATCTAGGAAGCAGAAGTTGCTGGGAAGTACTACTCTCTTTACAGTCctgcctctccctctttctctctctcactctctctctctctctttctctctcccccaccttcctcctttcttccctccctccctccctcttttagGAAGAAATATCTGCCTTGACAAAGCCCTGGCAGACTTCCTCTTACATTATTGATAATTgccatttggtttctttttgtaattctatttctCTTTAATCTTAATTCCTAAATGGTGGCTGAACTTTTTGGGATAGAAATCTTTTCTTAAAATAGgaacatttctcttttaatttatttttcagcatGTTCCTAATGACATAATGCTAATTCCTCCCCTCCAACCTCAAATTTATTGGAAACCTGCCCAGACTATGTCCTGCATCCACTTCATGATGACTTTCCATTTTTTGGTTTACATCATCCAATATgaacagttttttattttttattttttgttgtttgtttgttgtttttctaattttttctgaGTCAGTTTATTAATTCATTACTTATGGCTctgttgaattcattttttttctgcaagAAACTATTCTAggtattcattattttattaaacaccCTGCTGTTTCTCCCTTTCTAATCTGACACCTGCCAGAGTGGTATTGTACTCTTTGTAATATCTGGGATGGTATCAATGAAGcaataaaatggactttaagagGTGATTAGGGCAATTGTCAAGAGCCTGAAATCTGGAGCTAGATCACCTGTATTTGAAACATGATTCTTATGTCTAATACTTCTGTAAACTCAGAAAAATTACTTACCTTCCCTAAGCCTCCATTtatcttctgaaaaaaaatgaatatattaatagGATCTACCTCACTGAACTGTCATGATCATTGCATTAAGACATGAAGAATTCTATCACAGTCAATAAGTGTGAGATATTACTGTTACCTGATAGTCCTTATGACCATCCAAAAGATGCATTCTAACTGGTCCAACACTTAAGTAATATTTATCCTAACATGACAATACttcatacacttttttttttttattctgatgaaGTGAATTTTTTCCACTTCATTAGATACACAgggatatttatttcatttttgtaaattaaggaaatgtgatggttagtttcatgtttcaatttggccaggtgtctggtcaaccAAGCACTGACAtaacagttactgcaaggacatttgtggctggttaataagccagaaggatggtttattaaatcatcagtcaattgcctgaagctgtgactgattacatcaatgaagggcatgtcttccacagtgaaagaattcaatcagctggatttaatccaatcaattgaagactttcaagagaaaaagagggagaaccTACACTTTTACTTCAGCTAaccagcatttcctgaggagttcatcggacatcttcttCAGATTTggtagtttgctgcctgccctagaGAAcatggacttgtgcatcctgccctatgcaACTTGGACTCCTTCATTCCCAGAGGTGCATGAGATACATTTAtgaaatcttgtatttacagatatctcttgttggtccTCTTTCCCAAGATAACCCTAATTTATACAGCTttgtactgggagtggttcttgagaaacagaatcttaaaatgggcttttacaattggttttctactttcATTAGATTCAAAGGAACTGATTACTCCacttccaataatcaagatggcactgacagtctgTGGCATgggttggcaatggagatacacaaaatatgaaCAATTGATTTGCCTAATCATACTCTTATATGAAGCAAAGCTCTGTTTGACAgagtttttgacaccttaatagagttttgtggagttatgAGATACAATAATTCTGGCTGGTTGCcctagatatgctggataaagttataagagaaaaggatgaactaaaagcttcaaatttgaaacttaaatgctgtatgacagatgtaaagtgttctatgtgtgccttgaaagaaaatcttacttcctgtggctgcagacttgagatttctgaaaaccagacccagattCTCaatgtgcaagtagcagatttgcAGTGAAAACTAAAATCTCGACCTcagagtgtctgctgttaaagtaaaggcattgattggaaaagaatgggaccctgaaacttgggatggggatatatggattgataataatggcagtgaggacattggacaTCTAGATATTTACTAGATATATCTGTAAtgatctgccctgaggaaacagccaccacctccagtctgccctgatgAGATAGCTACCCGACCTCCATTCTGCTTTGAGAAACAGCTTTCTGACATCCAGTCTGCCCTGAAGAGTCTGCCATCCAATctctacctaaagagattaacccttcagtaccCGCTAACCCTGTAGTCACCATCTCTGAGGAAGCAGcattcactcctctgtctggagtgATTAATCCTCTTTcatcagatgaaactgcaatggaatgccctgaagTAATTGGCTTGAGGGGTACTTCCAATTCTTCTCATGACCTGCCCCCCCACTCTTTTATTTAAGATCTATAACTAAACTAAAGTCGCAACAGGctctgaagggtgaggtacaaagtgtgactcaTGAGGAAATActctatactccaaaagaactgcttgcattttcaaatttatatagacagaaatctgtgttatatgtgtgggaatggatattaaggttATGGAATAAtgttggaaggaatataaagttggattggacagaatttattgatatgggcccactaagcagagattctgcattcactTTTGTTGCtagaggggttagaaagggcattaatcATTTGGGTAGttgactgaaacatggatcaaaaggtggcagACATTATATgaagtcaaaatgccagaactgctctggtataatgtagaggaggggaatTAAAGGCTTAGAGAGTTTGGAAtgctagagtggatttatcatggaacacctgctcacacacccctggaatgtccagggGACACACCTTTTAGTGGgactgaggaataaatttgtgagactagctccatcatccctgaagagctctgtaggtCGTATATTACTgggggaactgctgtcactgagctggaatccttaaacacaatggggataattggatatCAAGTTTGCAGAAGCCATGTCACAGCAGTTAATTACCAAAGACAAGGTTGGCATGGCtaccacaatggaaaacaggctcaaagcacggtcaaaatagtctgactcacagacactgtgatggttgggttcatgtgtcaacttggctaggtggcctagctgtctggtcaagcgggcactggcctgacgattgctgtgaggatatttgaggctggttaataaaccaacgggctggtttgtcggatcaccagtcaattgactgcggctaactgatgactcatcaaggggcgtgcttccacagtgagagaatgcaattggctggatttggtccgggtgatcagttggaggcttataagccagacggttagagaaccttcacttcttcttcggctgctcagtgaagcatttcctggggagctcgtcgaagttgccggttcgtttcctgaggcgttcatcaaagttgtcggttcatttccggaggagttcgtcggacgtcttccttggagttgacagcttgttgaccgctctgcagaatttggactcatgtgtgcccgcagttgcgtgagtcacttttacaatttgataatcagagacatctctcattgattctgtttcccaggagaaccctaact
This genomic stretch from Choloepus didactylus isolate mChoDid1 chromosome 6, mChoDid1.pri, whole genome shotgun sequence harbors:
- the LOC119536740 gene encoding olfactory receptor 5L1-like, which produces MEEGNCSTVSEFILLGLSDLPELSIFLSLVFLLIYGVTVMGNLGMITVIQVSSQLHTPMYFFLSHLSFVDFCYSTIIVPKILANILDKEKAISFLGCTVQLYLFSTCVITEVILLAVMAYYHFVAICYPLLYMVIMSQKLCLGLVSVCYLCGTVCSLIHIRLALEIPSYRSNVINHFFCDLPPLLSLACSDVSLNELLVYIVATFNEIITIVIILTSYLFILITILRMRSAEGRHKAFSTCASHLTDIIVFHGTILFLYCRPSSDYSLEMDKVATVFYTVVIPMLNPLIYSLRNKDVKTALWKMVGSKIS